In Monodelphis domestica isolate mMonDom1 chromosome 1, mMonDom1.pri, whole genome shotgun sequence, the sequence tagaaagacaaaaaagaaatagcctGGGAGATAAAGGCGGCATTAAAAAGTCACAGAGAGACcaagaaggtaaggctttaaaaaaaattaagacatgaAGTAGGTGgcctttaaatctatgattcttttaattagtcaaacataataaataaaagcatATTATTACAGCTTATGAGGATTGTAATTCTTATAGCATGATAATGTATTTACTAAAGAAAATTTCCCACATTCAAATGAGCAAACTTCATTGTTGTTAGAAATTGAACTACTTATCAATTTGCAATGTATAAAGGTACTCaatattaaaatatgatattttataagCAGGAACCTTCTTCACACACTGTAAGTTACTGTTTAGAGATTAGAGGCCATCCTGTTTCTTCCTCAATACTGAAGATGACAATTTCCTTTGGTATTCTAGCCCCACCTCCATAGAATTTGGGCAGATCTCTAGCCAGTAAGCAGCTCTGGAAATTTTTGTGAGAGACTGAAGGAGGATCATGGACGCCATGAGATTtttacttcaattttattttactttcagttctgatttttcttcctcctctctccagcTCTCCccaatgagaaatcaagaaaaacaaaatcattagaAATATGcattgtcaagcaaaacaaacattCTCATTAACCATgtctaaatatctatctatctatctatctatccgctTCAATCTGCTCTCTGAGACCATTACCTCTATTTGAAAGACAGCATGTTTCATTCTGAGTCCTTTAAAACTGTGGTTGATTCCACATTGTCAGGTTTTTTTGCCCACTCCAACTCCAGAGAGTAGAACAAAATACCGGTGCCCAACGCCAAACATGTTCCTGGTCTGCATTTCTACTAGTCCTTGTAAGCACCCATTCTGTTCCAGCGGAGTCAGAAGTCTTGGTGTTCTTGATTTGGATAGCTTTGTGGACTGTATTCTTCTAGTTTGCCTAGAGGCATGGCTTCCCAGTCAGAGACTGCAAAACCTTTATCCTTCAATGAAATATCTCCATCTACGCTTCCAACATTACGCGAAAATTAATACAATACTGCCACCTGGCGGATGTTCTGAGGATTTCCCAATAAGCATTCAGTTTCCCTGTTTTTTCCCTATgactagatctaaaaataaatacttgctgcGAACAGGGAATTTAAGAGCCCAATGAAAATATTCTTTACCAGTGTGCAAAAACATCTTGCATCACCAGGCAGGGACCGCTTGTGGCCGCTGTGGCACAAGGTTGAACCAAGGAGAAAGCAACGCAGAGAAACGCCATTTCTAAACCAGCCAGCGAGAGTGAAAGAAGCTCTTCGCCAGGCTGCAAATCTTACGCTAGTCCTTCACCCTATGGCACCTCTACTGAGGAAACGTCAAGCTAACAGGCCAATGGTGGCCCTTCTCCTCTTTCTATGCGCTTCCGAGGCTGACACTGGCACAGTGCGGTATTCGGTGGCTGAAGAGATGGAGAGCGATTCTTTTGTGGCCAATGTAGCCAAGGACTTGGGACTGGAGGCCGGGGAGCTGTTGGCCAGAGGGGCACGACTGGTTTCAGATGACAGCAAGCAACATTTTCGGCTTCATCGCAAGACCGGAGATCTGTTTGTGAAAGAGAAGTTGGACCGGGAGGAACTGTGCGGGAAAGCGGACCCATGTGTGCTGCGCTTTGAAATCGTGCTGGAGGAGCCGCTGCAGTCCTTCCGGGCCgaggtaagggtttttgataTCAATGACAATGCCCCAATGTTCCCAAACCACGGGCCGGTTTTAAAGATCCCTGAAAGCACTCCCCTGGGCTCTCGGTTTCCTTTGCAGAGTGCCCAGGATTTGGATGTGGGGCTCAATGGCCTTCAAAATTATACTCTGAGCGCCAACGCCTATTTCCACTTGCATACTCGTTTCCGCAGCCACGGTCCCAAGTATGCGGAACTAGTACTAATTAAACCCCTAGATCGTGAGGAACAACCCCAGGTCTGCTTAACCCTTACAGCAGTGGATGGCGGATCCCCGGCTAAGTCTGGAACAGCTCAGATCCTCATCGTGGTTCTTGACGTCAACGACAATGTCCCTCAGTTTTCTCGGCTGGTGTACCGTGCCCAGATCTTGGAGAATAGTCCCAATGGTTCGTTAGTCACTTCAGTGTCCGCTACTGACTTAGACGAGGGCACCAACAGGGAAATAGTCTATTCTTTGGCTCAAAACCCAGAAGGAATTCTCCAGACTTTCCATATCAACTTTGAAAATGGAGAAATCCGACTCAGGGGACCGGTGGATTTTGAAGCTATTGAGAACTATGATATTGACGTTCAAGCCATTGATGGTGGAGGACTGTCTGCTCACAGCAAGGTCTTGGTGGAAGTGATGGACGTGAACGACAATGCCCCGGATGTATTGATAACCTCTATTTCAAACCGGATCCCAGAGGACTCCCCACTCAACACCGTTGTGGCCCTTTTTGGTGTGCGAGACCGTGACATTAGAGTAGGAGGGAAAATCACCTGTTTTATTCAAGGCGATCTTCCATTTACCATCAAACAAACATTCAGAAATTCCTATTCCCTAGTCACTGGAGGAACCCTTGATCGGGAGAAAGTCGCTGGATATAACCTGACCATTGTGGCTATGGATTCAGGAACTCCTAGGCTGTCCTCAGAGACGATCATCGAAGTAGTGATATCCGACATTAATGACAATCCCCCTGTGTTTAAGGAGGCGTCTTATACCATGACTGTCAGAGAGAACAACAGCCCCGCAGTTTTTATTGGCAAAGTCCAAGCGGAGGACCTGGATTCCGAGGAGAATGCCCAGATTACTTATTCACTGCTTCCTCCCGAAAGTGGCGATCTCTCTGTCTTCTCCTATATCTCCATCAATTCAAACAATGGGAAACTCTATGCTCTGAGATCCATGGACTATGAAGCGATC encodes:
- the PCDHB1 gene encoding protocadherin beta-1 yields the protein MAPLLRKRQANRPMVALLLFLCASEADTGTVRYSVAEEMESDSFVANVAKDLGLEAGELLARGARLVSDDSKQHFRLHRKTGDLFVKEKLDREELCGKADPCVLRFEIVLEEPLQSFRAEVRVFDINDNAPMFPNHGPVLKIPESTPLGSRFPLQSAQDLDVGLNGLQNYTLSANAYFHLHTRFRSHGPKYAELVLIKPLDREEQPQVCLTLTAVDGGSPAKSGTAQILIVVLDVNDNVPQFSRLVYRAQILENSPNGSLVTSVSATDLDEGTNREIVYSLAQNPEGILQTFHINFENGEIRLRGPVDFEAIENYDIDVQAIDGGGLSAHSKVLVEVMDVNDNAPDVLITSISNRIPEDSPLNTVVALFGVRDRDIRVGGKITCFIQGDLPFTIKQTFRNSYSLVTGGTLDREKVAGYNLTIVAMDSGTPRLSSETIIEVVISDINDNPPVFKEASYTMTVRENNSPAVFIGKVQAEDLDSEENAQITYSLLPPESGDLSVFSYISINSNNGKLYALRSMDYEAIQAFQFVVKAVNGGPLPLSSQIIVRVVVLDVNDNLPMILYPLQNSTSPCNDLVPRVAEVGYLVTKVVAVDGDSGQNSWLSYELLKATDLGLFSVGRQSGEIRTLRLISERDSMKQKMVIAVRDHGQPSLSTTATLNILLVDGFSDPYVQLRDHSKRERKTNPSTKYLVISLAVLSSLFLFSVTVIFLIHIYQKIKYREKQFTTSEHFYYDCNFPNNLMDGQSRETLGRVCPYEVGSATGTSNSEFRFLKRFMPNFPAPSGVEERNKEETRSHLPSSLDLDSPRSEDCPRMSDEYM